AGCTGGCCGCCAGGCCGCGCCCCAGCCAGCACAAACACCGGATGTGCAGGAGCAGGATCCAATGGTCACGGAATAAGAAATGGCCCTACGGATTCTACAGACGAATCTCAACCACTGTGCTAGGGCTCAGGATCTCTTGTTCCAGTCCCTGGCACAGTGGATGATAAATGTCGCAGTAGTGGCAGAGCCGTACACGATCCCTCCCCGTGACGATTGGTTGGGAGACGACGACAAGAGCGTGGCACTAGTGACACGGGCGGCGGCGGGTGGTCCACCGCCGCCTTCCGGTGCCTTCAAAGGAAAGGGCTACGTGGGAGCGCTCTACGGGGGGATTTGGTTCGTGGCGGTGTACTTTTCGCCAAACCGCTCCTTGGCTGACTTCGAGCAATTCCTGTACGAGGTGGGGGCTCGGGTCGGCCAGCTTTCCCCGCGCCCGGTAATTGTTGCCGGAGACTTCAATGCCAAGTCCACGGCTTGGGGCTCTCCGGCCACAGATGCGCGAGGCGCAACCCTGGAGGAGTGGGCGGTCGCGTCAGGGCTGGCAGTTATTAACCAGGGCACGGCTAACACGTGCGTGCGACAACAGGGGGGCTCCATCGTGGACATAACTTTCGCGAGTGCTCCCCTGGCGCGCCGTGTTCAGGGGTGGGAAGTCTTGGTGGGGGTGGAAACCCTATCGGATCACCGGTACATCAGGTTCGATGTGACACCCTCCCAGACCCAGAACAACCCACAGCGTACTGGCCCAGCCGAGAGCGGCCCGAGATGGGCATTGACAAAACTCGACCGCGAGCTGCTAAAGGAGGCGGCCATTGTGCAGGCTTGGCTGCCCACGCCGGAAGGAGCGTTGGAGGTGGAGGAGGAAGCCTCTTGGCTCCGGAGGCCATGACGCAAATCTGCGACGCGGCCATGCCCCGGGCAAAACGCGTACCACCAAAAAGACGCGTTTACTGGTGGACCGAAG
This window of the Leguminivora glycinivorella isolate SPB_JAAS2020 chromosome 16, LegGlyc_1.1, whole genome shotgun sequence genome carries:
- the LOC125234422 gene encoding uncharacterized protein LOC125234422, with product MALRILQTNLNHCARAQDLLFQSLAQWMINVAVVAEPYTIPPRDDWLGDDDKSVALVTRAAAGGPPPPSGAFKGKGYVGALYGGIWFVAVYFSPNRSLADFEQFLYEVGARVGQLSPRPVIVAGDFNAKSTAWGSPATDARGATLEEWAVASGLAVINQGTANTCVRQQGGSIVDITFASAPLARRVQGWEVLVGVETLSDHRYIRFDVTPSQTQNNPQRTGPAESGPRWALTKLDRELLKEAAIVQAWLPTPEGALEVEEEASWLRRP